One stretch of Pseudomonas azotoformans DNA includes these proteins:
- a CDS encoding DUF2076 domain-containing protein, which yields MNSEEQTLIDGLFSRLQQAETDSAPRDAQAEARIKEHMTRQPAAGYYMTQSILVQEHALKSLDAQNKQQAQQIQQLQDELQQAKASAQPAPASGGFLSSIFGGGSRDPQPAQSAPAASGGGWREPGRPGFSQPAPQQNYGAPQQNYQQPPQAPAAPIGSGFLGGAMKTAAGVAGGVLLAEGISSLFHHNQQPQVVEEIIEQPAPASDQGGWGNADQNYAGNDSWGSNNSDSFADSDYSDDSSSFGDDDSFV from the coding sequence ATGAACAGCGAAGAGCAAACCCTGATCGATGGACTGTTTTCACGGTTGCAACAAGCCGAAACGGACTCAGCCCCCCGCGACGCCCAGGCCGAAGCGCGGATCAAGGAGCACATGACGCGCCAACCGGCGGCCGGGTACTACATGACCCAGTCGATCCTGGTGCAGGAACATGCGCTCAAGAGCCTCGACGCGCAGAACAAGCAGCAGGCGCAGCAGATCCAGCAATTGCAGGACGAGCTGCAACAGGCCAAAGCGTCCGCGCAGCCTGCTCCGGCCAGCGGTGGGTTCCTGTCGAGCATCTTTGGCGGTGGCTCCCGCGACCCGCAACCCGCGCAGAGCGCCCCGGCTGCTTCCGGTGGCGGCTGGCGTGAACCGGGACGGCCAGGCTTCAGCCAGCCTGCGCCGCAGCAGAACTACGGCGCCCCCCAGCAGAACTATCAACAACCGCCGCAGGCGCCAGCGGCCCCCATCGGCAGTGGCTTCCTCGGCGGCGCGATGAAAACTGCTGCCGGCGTGGCCGGTGGTGTGTTGCTCGCCGAAGGTATCAGCAGCCTGTTCCATCACAACCAGCAGCCGCAGGTGGTGGAGGAAATCATCGAGCAACCCGCACCGGCCAGCGATCAAGGCGGCTGGGGCAATGCCGACCAGAACTACGCCGGCAATGACAGCTGGGGTAGCAA
- a CDS encoding YciC family protein gives MNPLDVLRDSFRFTQRNLGAIVQLCLPLVIFEALLQQVLNHIVGEDAFPGYSVVVGLLVYPLYTGALILFLDARTRGESPRTKDVWAMALTLWPRFALLTAMSTLLILLGLSLYFLPGLWLMVVLAFAEYLLVLRGMPALEAMKESFRLSRGHFWRILVCLLCVMTPLWLLKGASVAAYPTPAPLLGLFLDSAHSFLQLFTSVVLFRLFMLIGGDADAR, from the coding sequence ATGAATCCGTTAGACGTGCTGCGCGACTCCTTCCGTTTCACCCAACGCAACCTGGGCGCCATCGTCCAGTTGTGCTTGCCGTTGGTGATTTTCGAAGCCCTGCTGCAACAGGTGCTCAACCACATCGTGGGCGAGGATGCATTCCCCGGCTACAGCGTGGTGGTGGGGTTGCTGGTGTACCCGCTGTACACCGGGGCGTTGATCCTGTTTCTGGATGCCCGCACCCGTGGCGAGTCGCCGCGCACCAAGGATGTATGGGCCATGGCCCTGACCCTGTGGCCACGCTTTGCCCTGCTGACGGCCATGAGCACACTGCTGATTCTGCTAGGGTTGTCGCTGTATTTCCTGCCGGGCCTGTGGCTGATGGTGGTGCTGGCGTTTGCCGAGTACCTGCTGGTGCTGCGCGGCATGCCGGCGCTGGAAGCGATGAAGGAAAGTTTCCGCCTGAGCCGTGGGCATTTCTGGCGAATCCTGGTGTGCCTGCTGTGCGTGATGACGCCACTGTGGCTGCTCAAGGGTGCCAGTGTGGCGGCCTACCCCACGCCTGCGCCGCTGCTGGGCCTGTTTCTGGACAGCGCCCACAGCTTCCTGCAGCTGTTTACCAGCGTGGTGCTGTTCCGTTTATTCATGCTGATCGGTGGCGATGCCGACGCGCGGTGA